In Dyadobacter sp. NIV53, a single window of DNA contains:
- a CDS encoding ScyD/ScyE family protein: protein MKTLHLLKIAFFFLLFTAGCTDHDIPEPDILTSEEFVGDLVTPFGVTKGEGDNLWVTEVGTGENDGQVSLITPDGAVYPAIVGFTSEISEEEGLPDGLTHLKYKDGKLYIVQGRGGFLYIVDVSGFEPGDAPIQASTLSSENIGQFVLDHDFIIDTGESHLYNLTWGIDGDLFFTDAAANAIIRRKANGDLSVFSEFPQFPNSTGVGPPMVDFVPTGITYDGTKFLVSALSGFPFVEGNAAIYQLNAAGTPSLYKSGYTMLTDITLTPSNSPLVIQFAQFSPATGFAPNTGKVSDGNGIALLENIMMPTDIERTGDKTYFMVSSALGKVYKLTY from the coding sequence ATGAAAACTTTACATCTTTTAAAGATTGCTTTTTTCTTTTTATTATTTACGGCCGGATGTACAGATCATGATATTCCCGAACCGGATATACTAACTTCCGAAGAATTTGTCGGCGACCTCGTCACACCGTTTGGTGTAACAAAAGGCGAAGGCGATAATTTGTGGGTAACGGAGGTAGGTACCGGCGAAAACGACGGACAGGTTTCACTTATCACTCCGGACGGAGCTGTTTATCCGGCTATTGTTGGTTTTACGTCAGAAATAAGTGAAGAAGAGGGCCTCCCTGACGGACTAACACATTTAAAATATAAAGATGGAAAATTATATATTGTACAAGGACGGGGCGGTTTCCTGTATATCGTTGATGTTTCAGGTTTTGAGCCGGGAGATGCACCGATTCAGGCTAGTACACTAAGCAGTGAAAATATAGGACAGTTCGTTCTTGATCACGATTTTATTATTGACACCGGCGAATCACATTTATATAATCTGACCTGGGGAATTGACGGTGATTTATTCTTTACAGATGCTGCTGCCAATGCCATCATACGCAGAAAAGCCAATGGAGATTTGAGTGTATTTTCAGAATTTCCGCAGTTCCCGAATTCAACTGGCGTTGGCCCGCCAATGGTTGATTTTGTACCAACCGGAATTACTTACGACGGCACAAAATTCCTGGTCAGTGCTTTGTCAGGATTTCCTTTTGTGGAGGGTAACGCAGCTATATATCAGCTAAATGCGGCTGGAACTCCTTCATTATACAAAAGCGGATATACAATGCTGACAGATATCACTCTTACTCCTTCGAACAGTCCGTTGGTTATCCAATTCGCTCAGTTTTCACCGGCTACCGGATTTGCACCAAATACCGGAAAGGTTTCTGATGGAAACGGAATAGCATTACTTGAAAACATCATGATGCCAACTGATATCGAAAGGACTGGTGACAAGACATATTTCATGGTTTCTTCCGCATTAGGCAAAGTTTATAAGCTTACTTACTAA
- a CDS encoding FdtA/QdtA family cupin domain-containing protein encodes MPQLVELNTFTSGAGNLTVFEKIIPGTIKRVFYIYGASEIKRGGHRHHKTWNALVCLHGSCRVYSNDGENEEYFFLDNPASCLILEPKDWHIMDSFSEDSILLVLSNEYYDQSDYIDQPYMLNQLIPQ; translated from the coding sequence ATGCCACAATTAGTTGAGTTGAATACTTTTACTTCTGGCGCCGGTAATCTTACAGTTTTTGAAAAGATTATACCTGGCACAATCAAGCGTGTATTTTACATTTACGGGGCAAGTGAAATAAAAAGAGGAGGGCATAGGCATCACAAAACCTGGAATGCACTTGTCTGCCTTCATGGGAGTTGCCGTGTGTACTCTAACGATGGTGAAAATGAAGAATATTTTTTTCTTGACAATCCTGCTTCCTGCCTTATTTTAGAACCGAAAGACTGGCATATTATGGATTCCTTTTCTGAGGATTCAATTCTTCTGGTGCTTTCCAACGAATATTACGATCAGTCGGATTATATCGACCAGCCTTATATGCTGAATCAGCTAATTCCCCAATGA
- a CDS encoding bifunctional 2-polyprenyl-6-hydroxyphenol methylase/3-demethylubiquinol 3-O-methyltransferase UbiG, with translation MINNRIEYQRMYEAERKLWWYQVLHRKILLQITNHFKVFNPRLKILDAACGTGGLLSFLKEKGYHNISGFDFSEHAIDFSLARDLDVSFGDLKNVNAFRPDETFDVICCNDALYFLTDTEIISALKIFRKRLNKDGIILINIHAFEAFSGTHDLAVGSSRRFTFEDFEVYLGLVNLNVKYKTYWPFLLSLPIWLVRIWQRRQIRKENLSTATPDSDVSYPGNFINSLLLRMMSLEETIFHTAPFGSSLFMVLKEK, from the coding sequence ATGATAAATAACAGAATTGAATACCAGCGCATGTATGAAGCAGAGCGAAAACTGTGGTGGTATCAGGTACTTCACCGCAAAATTTTGTTGCAGATTACAAATCACTTTAAGGTTTTTAACCCCAGACTCAAAATACTGGATGCTGCGTGTGGAACCGGCGGGCTGCTCTCGTTTTTAAAGGAAAAAGGGTATCACAATATATCAGGTTTTGATTTCTCCGAACATGCCATAGATTTCTCACTGGCCAGGGATCTGGATGTGAGTTTTGGTGATCTCAAAAATGTAAACGCTTTTCGGCCCGATGAAACTTTTGATGTGATCTGCTGCAACGATGCGTTGTATTTTCTGACTGACACAGAGATCATTAGCGCTTTGAAAATATTCAGGAAAAGATTGAATAAAGATGGAATTATTCTGATCAATATTCACGCATTTGAAGCATTTTCTGGCACGCACGATCTGGCTGTCGGCAGTTCACGCAGGTTTACATTCGAAGATTTTGAAGTGTACCTCGGATTGGTCAATCTAAATGTGAAATACAAAACGTACTGGCCATTTCTGCTATCCCTTCCAATATGGTTAGTAAGGATTTGGCAGCGCCGTCAAATCAGAAAAGAGAATTTAAGTACTGCCACGCCCGACTCGGATGTAAGTTATCCCGGCAATTTTATCAACAGCCTGCTACTGCGTATGATGTCACTTGAAGAAACTATATTTCATACTGCGCCATTCGGTAGTTCCCTTTTCATGGTTTTGAAAGAAAAGTAA
- a CDS encoding glycosyltransferase family 2 protein — translation MKLSVIIPVYNSEHSIRLLIDRLQAALVTVSFEIVLVNDNSRDGSEAVCKEIAQKNSNVRFISLRRNFGEFNAVMCGLNWAFGEYCVMIDDDFQNPPEEILKLVTTAETGDFDVVYTYYSKKQHAMHRNMGSKFVNWLTSYLLNKPRDLYLSSFKLLKQEVVQEIIKYKGPYPYIDGLIFRITGNIGTVKVAHQKREKGNSNYTWKKLISLFLNILFCYSSLPIRLFMPVGLGLFGLGFLMLVFLFGQWIVGPDPKGWQVVTAAFIFIGGIQCTLLSVLGEYIGKSFMAQSGQPQYVIKYNSTQSL, via the coding sequence ATGAAGCTATCTGTTATTATACCCGTTTATAACAGCGAACACTCGATCAGGCTCCTGATTGACCGTCTTCAGGCTGCTTTGGTTACTGTCTCTTTTGAAATTGTGTTGGTAAATGACAACAGCCGTGACGGTTCAGAAGCGGTATGTAAAGAAATAGCTCAAAAGAATTCCAATGTGCGTTTTATATCACTTCGCCGGAATTTTGGAGAATTTAATGCAGTGATGTGCGGACTCAATTGGGCATTTGGAGAATATTGCGTGATGATTGATGATGATTTTCAAAATCCGCCGGAGGAAATTTTGAAACTGGTAACTACTGCCGAAACCGGTGATTTCGATGTGGTTTATACTTACTACTCCAAAAAACAGCATGCCATGCACAGAAATATGGGAAGTAAATTTGTTAACTGGCTCACCAGTTACTTGTTGAACAAACCCAGGGATTTGTACCTGTCAAGTTTCAAATTATTAAAACAGGAAGTAGTGCAGGAAATTATTAAATATAAGGGACCTTATCCGTATATAGATGGCCTTATCTTTCGCATCACCGGCAATATAGGAACAGTAAAAGTGGCGCATCAGAAAAGGGAAAAAGGCAATTCTAACTATACCTGGAAAAAGCTTATTTCATTGTTTCTCAACATATTATTCTGCTATTCTTCTTTACCGATCCGCCTGTTCATGCCTGTTGGCCTTGGGCTGTTTGGCCTGGGATTTCTGATGCTGGTTTTTCTTTTCGGACAATGGATAGTTGGCCCGGACCCCAAAGGCTGGCAGGTCGTAACAGCAGCTTTCATTTTTATTGGAGGAATTCAATGTACACTTCTGAGCGTTTTGGGTGAATATATTGGGAAAAGTTTTATGGCGCAGAGTGGTCAGCCACAGTATGTTATCAAGTATAACAGTACACAGTCGCTATGA
- a CDS encoding alpha-amylase family glycosyl hydrolase, with translation MANIKSLREIDFPSLIRSEYFPSPLAWEDQVLYFLLLDRFSDGNEKGFRDNNGNIVTTGTTPAFQLSDFENAIVTEEDAAEWREAGQKFVGGTLKGLKSKIGYLKRLGISAIWISPVFKQVPFLESYHGYGIQDFLDIEPRFGTTQDLIDVVQTAHENGIFVILDIILNHSGDVFAYQNDEEPVYDNSKTFPVKGFRDALGEANLPFAAIDDALFPDAGIWPKELQSSNSFTKKGEIRNWDSHPEFLEGDFFSLKDINHGNGNVDSFQPSQALIDITEAYKYWIAATDIDGFRIDTVKHMELGATRYFSSVIREFTMSIGKENFYLIGEITGGRQRAFETLEITGLNAALGIDDIPDKLEYAVKGFRSPSEYFSLFRNSELVQKESHIWFRNKVVTLFDDHDQVRKGDQKARFCAEASGIELLIAVMGLNLTSLGIPCLYYGTEQAFDGEGGNDRYIRESMFGGSFGAFRTKNVHFFKEDNLWYPEIAKILKVRKQHLPLRRGRQYLRQISINGTDFSFPVFSGNHLNSIIAWSRILDKKEVLCAINTDTENETIAYVTIDHGLHAIDSKLKCLYASGTSPNELGVELRNGKAIRVTIPPSGFVIYG, from the coding sequence AAAAGGTTTTAGAGATAATAATGGAAATATTGTAACCACAGGCACTACACCGGCGTTTCAGCTTTCTGATTTTGAGAATGCCATTGTAACCGAAGAAGATGCCGCAGAATGGAGAGAAGCAGGCCAAAAATTTGTTGGAGGTACATTAAAAGGCTTAAAAAGTAAAATCGGATATCTGAAACGATTGGGAATTTCGGCAATCTGGATCAGCCCGGTTTTCAAGCAGGTTCCGTTCCTGGAATCTTATCACGGTTATGGAATTCAGGATTTCCTGGACATTGAACCCCGTTTCGGAACAACGCAGGATCTGATTGATGTAGTGCAGACGGCACATGAAAACGGGATTTTTGTCATACTGGATATCATTCTTAATCATTCCGGTGATGTATTTGCTTATCAGAATGATGAAGAACCCGTTTATGACAACAGCAAAACGTTTCCTGTTAAAGGATTCCGAGATGCCCTGGGTGAGGCTAATCTTCCATTTGCTGCTATTGATGATGCACTTTTTCCGGACGCCGGTATCTGGCCAAAAGAACTCCAGTCATCCAATTCTTTTACCAAAAAAGGTGAAATAAGAAACTGGGACAGCCATCCCGAATTTTTGGAAGGCGACTTTTTTTCACTCAAAGATATTAATCACGGAAATGGCAATGTAGATAGTTTTCAACCTTCCCAGGCATTAATTGATATTACAGAAGCTTATAAATACTGGATTGCCGCAACGGACATTGATGGTTTCAGGATTGATACAGTCAAACACATGGAACTGGGTGCAACCCGTTATTTTTCATCGGTGATCAGGGAATTTACTATGTCTATCGGCAAAGAAAATTTTTACCTGATCGGTGAAATTACAGGCGGAAGGCAAAGAGCTTTTGAAACGCTGGAAATTACGGGATTAAATGCTGCTTTGGGGATTGATGACATACCCGATAAACTGGAATACGCAGTTAAAGGTTTCCGCAGCCCATCCGAATATTTCAGTTTGTTCAGAAATTCAGAACTTGTTCAAAAGGAATCACATATCTGGTTCAGGAATAAAGTCGTAACCTTGTTTGATGATCATGATCAGGTCAGGAAAGGTGACCAGAAAGCGCGTTTTTGTGCCGAAGCATCAGGTATTGAATTGCTTATTGCTGTGATGGGCCTTAACCTTACTTCATTGGGTATTCCATGTCTATATTACGGAACAGAGCAGGCATTTGACGGAGAAGGCGGCAACGACCGTTATATCCGGGAATCAATGTTTGGAGGAAGTTTTGGCGCTTTCAGAACAAAAAACGTACATTTCTTTAAAGAAGATAATCTATGGTATCCTGAAATTGCCAAGATTCTAAAAGTAAGAAAACAGCATCTTCCATTGCGAAGAGGCAGGCAATACCTGCGTCAGATTTCCATTAATGGTACTGATTTCAGCTTTCCGGTTTTTTCAGGAAATCATTTAAATTCTATTATTGCGTGGTCGAGGATTTTAGATAAAAAAGAAGTTCTATGTGCTATTAATACAGACACAGAAAATGAAACAATTGCTTATGTAACGATAGATCACGGCTTACACGCGATTGATTCCAAATTAAAATGTTTGTATGCGTCAGGAACAAGTCCGAATGAACTGGGTGTGGAACTCAGGAATGGAAAAGCGATAAGGGTAACGATCCCACCTTCGGGTTTTGTAATTTATGGGTAA
- a CDS encoding two-component regulator propeller domain-containing protein, with product MAQRLLLAITCLIGLSCLAQNTDQIYFEHYSQDRGLSQGSGYTSVQFDGFMWFGTQDGLNRFDGYDFKVYKTGQTNSNFIQTLLDDKKGHLWVGTIKGLNIYNSEKDSFKGFHQFLGKDHLLQSVSVKLLMMDKLMNIWILTDENGAFYFETANKAIRHYPIFSNRLIDITEGKDGSVFVATDDDIFKLDGSRQKFVPLKMNEVLGLSKKTIFRTVLADTQNQIWAGTYEDGLFLLENRSGNLILQKHFTKGSRPYNLSGNEITRVMEDSKGRIWIGTRTGGISVYHPADQNFIHVLHQETEPLSLSDDYILSFYEDRQNNVWIGVSGRGFEKYDPRKYQFGLIRKNEDKPDQSLSDNMVFKIYGHKNYLYFGTQSGGLTRFDPVLNQFKIYKSNPGNIKSLLHNEVYDISADKTGDLWLALGKGLCRFDPETQHFKSLFREGQQELVYLYAVQALNNDEIWTGGQRGLFRFDSRTEQWKNWNDQPEIKAISGYVIRLIYEDSEGDIWFGTIGHGLLKYSAKTKKIIRFNKTSEIDCPNIRAVYEDRHTFWIGTDCGVYELDKRTNAVVRQFSETSGLPNNVVYTVLKDKKGIYWFSTNKGLTAFDAAKKTFKNYDASDGLQSNEFNTNCSFMADDGTLYFGGVNGISFFRPDRLTSNQFAGPVRITNIKVMDQAYIDSIAVPYLKAISLPYDQNYISFEFSALNFSNSERNSYKYQMQGLTKRWIDAGNRRTANYTNLPPGDYTFRVKGSNNDGIENPQEAAIKIHIHPPFWKATWFITLLFLLFLGILYFIYKYKIALIRKEEQQKAEIKQIRTEAEAAILRANINPDFVFDGLNTIETYVLTNRRREATNFIQVFSKLIRKVVENSRQELVCVEDELTALKLFVQLEEERYNYIFRTEFDIDAALLENKNQIPPLLVQPFVENAIAYGSVEMVQKQSLLKIIMKCEKPLLKVIIEHSGIEKEEPKKMNGNSVYKNPIDITLKRITALGNLYESKTSYKITDNDMGTRVELFLPLK from the coding sequence ATGGCTCAGCGTCTGTTACTTGCTATCACTTGTTTGATTGGGTTAAGCTGCCTGGCCCAAAATACAGACCAGATTTACTTTGAGCATTATTCGCAGGACAGAGGTTTGTCGCAGGGTAGCGGTTATACATCGGTTCAGTTTGATGGTTTTATGTGGTTCGGAACACAGGACGGGCTGAACCGGTTTGATGGATATGATTTTAAAGTTTATAAAACCGGACAAACTAATTCCAATTTTATTCAGACTCTATTAGATGACAAAAAAGGGCATTTGTGGGTTGGTACCATCAAAGGGTTAAATATTTACAATTCTGAAAAAGATAGTTTTAAAGGGTTTCATCAGTTCTTAGGGAAAGATCATTTGTTGCAAAGCGTGTCTGTCAAACTTTTGATGATGGATAAGTTGATGAATATCTGGATATTAACAGACGAAAATGGTGCATTTTACTTTGAAACCGCAAATAAGGCAATCAGGCATTATCCTATATTTTCCAACAGACTGATTGATATAACAGAAGGCAAAGATGGCAGTGTTTTTGTAGCTACTGACGATGATATTTTTAAACTGGACGGAAGCAGGCAGAAATTTGTGCCGCTAAAAATGAATGAGGTTCTGGGATTGTCAAAAAAAACAATATTCAGAACTGTACTCGCCGATACTCAAAATCAAATATGGGCTGGTACTTATGAAGACGGCCTTTTTCTGCTTGAAAACCGAAGTGGTAACTTAATTTTACAAAAACATTTTACGAAGGGAAGCCGCCCCTATAACCTGAGCGGCAATGAAATTACGAGAGTAATGGAGGATTCCAAAGGCAGGATATGGATTGGCACCCGAACCGGAGGAATTTCTGTTTATCATCCGGCTGATCAAAATTTTATACATGTATTACACCAGGAAACCGAACCGCTTAGCCTTTCCGATGATTATATTCTGTCATTTTATGAAGACCGTCAAAACAATGTCTGGATTGGAGTTAGTGGACGAGGGTTTGAAAAATATGATCCCCGAAAGTATCAGTTTGGATTGATACGCAAAAACGAAGATAAACCTGACCAGTCGCTTTCGGACAATATGGTTTTCAAAATTTATGGCCATAAAAACTATTTATATTTTGGGACGCAGTCCGGAGGCCTCACGCGATTCGATCCTGTTCTCAATCAATTTAAAATATATAAAAGTAATCCTGGCAATATCAAGAGCCTGCTGCACAACGAAGTATATGACATTTCTGCTGATAAAACAGGCGATTTATGGCTTGCTTTGGGAAAAGGCCTTTGCAGATTCGATCCTGAAACCCAGCATTTCAAATCTTTATTTCGGGAGGGACAGCAGGAACTGGTTTACTTATATGCAGTGCAAGCATTAAATAATGATGAAATATGGACAGGCGGGCAACGCGGACTGTTCCGTTTTGACAGCCGGACAGAGCAATGGAAAAACTGGAATGACCAGCCTGAAATAAAGGCTATTTCCGGTTATGTCATCAGGTTAATTTATGAAGATTCAGAAGGCGATATATGGTTTGGAACTATTGGCCATGGATTACTGAAATATTCAGCTAAAACAAAAAAGATTATAAGATTTAACAAAACCAGCGAAATCGACTGTCCGAATATAAGGGCAGTATATGAAGACCGGCATACTTTTTGGATTGGTACCGATTGCGGTGTTTATGAGCTGGACAAAAGGACAAATGCTGTTGTAAGGCAGTTTTCTGAAACAAGCGGGTTACCTAATAATGTGGTATATACAGTCTTGAAAGACAAAAAGGGGATTTATTGGTTTTCCACAAATAAAGGGCTTACTGCCTTCGATGCGGCTAAAAAAACATTCAAGAATTATGATGCGTCGGACGGGCTTCAAAGTAATGAATTTAATACCAATTGCTCGTTTATGGCAGATGACGGCACTCTATATTTTGGCGGTGTAAATGGGATCAGCTTTTTTAGGCCGGACCGCCTTACTTCCAATCAGTTTGCAGGCCCGGTCAGGATTACGAATATTAAAGTAATGGATCAGGCTTATATCGACAGTATTGCGGTTCCGTACCTTAAAGCGATCAGTTTGCCCTATGATCAGAATTATATTTCGTTTGAGTTTTCGGCTTTAAATTTTTCTAATTCAGAAAGGAATAGCTATAAGTACCAGATGCAGGGCCTTACTAAAAGATGGATAGATGCCGGTAACAGAAGGACCGCAAATTACACCAATCTTCCACCAGGTGATTACACGTTTCGTGTGAAAGGGTCAAATAATGATGGAATTGAAAATCCACAGGAGGCAGCCATAAAAATACATATTCATCCACCTTTCTGGAAAGCAACCTGGTTTATTACACTGCTTTTTTTACTGTTTTTAGGCATCTTATACTTTATTTACAAATACAAAATTGCATTAATCAGAAAAGAGGAGCAGCAGAAAGCGGAAATAAAACAGATTCGGACGGAAGCGGAAGCAGCAATTCTTAGAGCAAACATCAATCCAGACTTTGTGTTTGATGGCCTTAATACGATTGAAACATATGTTCTAACCAACCGAAGAAGGGAAGCAACAAATTTTATTCAGGTTTTTTCAAAGCTTATAAGAAAAGTCGTGGAAAACAGCAGACAGGAATTGGTTTGCGTGGAAGATGAACTTACAGCATTGAAGCTTTTTGTACAGCTCGAAGAAGAACGGTACAATTATATTTTTCGAACTGAATTTGACATAGATGCTGCTCTTCTGGAAAACAAAAATCAGATCCCGCCTTTGCTGGTACAACCCTTTGTCGAAAACGCAATAGCATATGGTTCAGTAGAAATGGTGCAGAAGCAAAGTCTGCTGAAAATTATCATGAAGTGTGAAAAACCTCTTCTTAAAGTTATTATAGAACACAGCGGGATTGAAAAAGAAGAACCAAAAAAAATGAACGGTAATTCTGTGTATAAAAATCCGATTGATATAACACTCAAAAGAATTACAGCATTGGGCAATTTATACGAAAGCAAAACTTCTTACAAAATTACAGACAACGATATGGGAACGCGCGTTGAGCTGTTTTTACCTTTAAAATAA
- a CDS encoding DegT/DnrJ/EryC1/StrS aminotransferase family protein: MIPFLDLNQINAPYLPAIEEATLRVLRSGWYILGNELKTFEKDFAAYCEAEYCIGTANGLDAITLILKAFEFPVGSEIIVPANTYIASVLPVSYLHHIPVFVEPDPVTMLLDPAKIEEKITPLSKAIITVDLYGRSCEMEPVLEIANRYNLKVITDAAQAHGAIYQNKKTGSIADATAFSFYPTKNLGALGDAGAVTTSDRNLAEKITYLRNYGSVEKYKNDYQGVNSRLDEIQAAILSIKLPFLDKDNERRKHIASRYLNEIKLQELILPPGDKRNEDVWHLFIVRHPQRTVLIAHLEKAGVQTNVHYPLPIHQQRAYSHLSHLQLPITELIHNQVISLPLHPVLTDSEVTYIIQCINRFDTI, translated from the coding sequence ATGATCCCGTTTCTGGATTTAAATCAAATTAATGCACCTTACCTTCCAGCTATTGAGGAAGCGACTTTACGGGTATTGAGGTCAGGCTGGTATATTTTGGGAAATGAGCTGAAAACATTTGAGAAAGATTTTGCAGCCTATTGTGAAGCGGAGTATTGTATTGGAACAGCCAATGGCCTGGATGCCATCACATTAATATTAAAAGCGTTTGAATTTCCTGTTGGCAGCGAAATTATTGTTCCTGCAAATACTTATATCGCGTCAGTACTGCCCGTAAGCTATCTCCATCATATTCCTGTATTTGTGGAGCCCGATCCGGTTACAATGCTGCTTGATCCTGCTAAAATCGAAGAGAAAATAACACCGCTTAGCAAAGCCATCATTACGGTTGATCTCTATGGCCGGAGTTGTGAAATGGAACCAGTTCTCGAAATTGCAAACCGCTATAATTTAAAGGTAATTACTGATGCGGCGCAGGCTCACGGAGCTATTTACCAGAATAAGAAAACAGGAAGTATTGCAGATGCTACCGCTTTCAGTTTTTATCCGACCAAAAATCTGGGAGCATTAGGAGATGCCGGGGCTGTTACAACATCGGATAGAAATTTGGCTGAAAAAATTACTTATCTGAGAAATTACGGTTCAGTTGAAAAGTATAAAAATGATTACCAGGGGGTAAACAGCAGGTTGGACGAAATACAGGCGGCCATTCTGAGCATTAAACTTCCTTTTTTAGATAAGGATAATGAACGGAGAAAGCACATTGCCAGTCGGTACCTAAACGAAATAAAATTGCAGGAATTAATATTGCCACCCGGTGACAAACGCAATGAGGACGTCTGGCATTTATTTATAGTAAGGCATCCTCAGAGAACTGTATTAATAGCGCATCTTGAAAAAGCCGGTGTACAGACCAATGTACATTATCCTTTGCCCATTCATCAGCAACGCGCCTATTCCCATCTCAGTCATTTGCAATTGCCCATTACAGAACTTATTCACAATCAGGTGATTAGCCTTCCATTACATCCGGTTTTGACGGACTCAGAAGTAACTTATATTATTCAGTGTATTAACCGGTTTGATACTATATGA